From Bordetella flabilis, the proteins below share one genomic window:
- a CDS encoding CaiB/BaiF CoA transferase family protein, translating to MAFAPLKRFVVLDLSRVRSGPAAVRQFADWGADVIKIEEPSEIKDDKPGGAAKFSDYQNTHRNKRSLTLNLKHPEGKAVFMELVKRADVLVENYRPSVKTKLGIDYESLKAVNPRLVYCSISGFGQDGPYADRPGLDQIAQGLGGLMSVTGEADRGPMRAGIPIADLSAGLFAAIGVLIALLEREETGAGRWVQTSLLQAQVWMMDFQATRWLIDGEVPAQSGNDHPTSAPTGVYPTADGYINIAAMGSGMFTRLCEVLDLPALVHDPRFVEAGLRVENRADLNREIIARTRSRTSAEWIERLNAAGVPCGPILSMDGTFENEQVKHLNMVRHVRHATKGDIAIMAQPVVFSGTEPPEVRPAPDTGAHSDEILAWLGMDEARRARLRAAGAI from the coding sequence TTGGCCTTTGCCCCGTTGAAACGCTTCGTCGTCCTGGACCTGTCCCGGGTCCGCTCTGGTCCTGCCGCCGTGCGGCAATTCGCCGACTGGGGGGCGGACGTCATCAAGATCGAGGAACCTAGCGAGATCAAGGACGACAAGCCGGGCGGCGCCGCCAAGTTCAGCGACTACCAGAACACCCATCGCAACAAACGCAGCCTCACGCTGAACCTGAAGCATCCCGAAGGCAAGGCGGTGTTCATGGAACTGGTCAAACGCGCCGATGTGCTGGTGGAAAACTACCGCCCCTCGGTCAAGACCAAGCTGGGCATCGACTATGAATCCTTGAAGGCCGTGAATCCCCGGCTGGTCTATTGCAGCATTTCCGGGTTTGGCCAGGACGGCCCTTACGCGGACCGTCCCGGACTGGACCAGATCGCGCAGGGCTTGGGCGGCCTGATGTCGGTGACGGGCGAAGCCGATCGCGGCCCCATGCGCGCGGGCATCCCGATCGCGGACTTGAGCGCCGGCCTATTCGCCGCCATCGGCGTCCTGATCGCGCTGCTGGAACGCGAAGAGACCGGCGCGGGACGCTGGGTGCAGACATCGTTGTTGCAGGCGCAGGTATGGATGATGGATTTCCAGGCAACCCGCTGGCTGATCGACGGCGAAGTGCCCGCGCAGTCGGGCAACGACCACCCCACCAGCGCGCCGACCGGCGTCTACCCCACCGCGGACGGCTACATCAATATTGCGGCCATGGGTTCGGGCATGTTCACACGATTGTGCGAAGTGCTGGACCTGCCGGCGCTGGTCCATGATCCGCGCTTTGTCGAGGCCGGATTGCGGGTGGAAAACCGCGCGGACCTGAATCGCGAAATCATCGCCCGCACGCGCAGCCGTACCAGCGCGGAATGGATAGAGCGCCTGAATGCCGCCGGCGTGCCCTGCGGCCCCATCCTCTCCATGGACGGCACATTCGAGAACGAGCAGGTAAAGCACCTGAACATGGTGCGCCATGTGCGCCATGCCACCAAGGGCGACATCGCCATCATGGCGCAGCCGGTGGTGTTCAGCGGAACCGAGCCGCCGGAGGTACGGCCGGCGCCCGACACCGGCGCGCATTCCGACGAAATCCTGGCCTGGCTGGGCATGGACGAGGCGCGGCGCGCCCGTTTGCGCGCGGCCGGGGCGATATGA
- the carB gene encoding carbamoyl-phosphate synthase large subunit — protein MPKRTDLKSILIIGAGPIIIGQACEFDYSGAQACKALKAEGYRTILVNSNPATIMTDPETADVTYIEPITWQAVEKIIERERPDALLPTMGGQTALNCALDLAHHGVLDRYKVELIGANEKAIEKAEDRQKFKQAMTSIGLESAKSGVAHTMDEAWEVQRRIAVELGSSGFPAVIRPSFTLGGTGGGIAYNAEEFETICRRGLEASPTNELLIEESLLGWKEFEMEVVRDRADNCIIVCSIENLDPMGVHTGDSITVAPAQTLTDKEYQIMRDASIAVLREIGVDTGGSNVQFAVNPANGRMIVIEMNPRVSRSSALASKATGFPIAKVAARLAVGYTLDELKNEITGGATPASFEPTIDYVVTKVPRFAFEKFPTADARLTTQMKSVGEVMAIGRTFQESFQKALRGLEVGVDGLNQKTTDREKLQVELGEPGPERIWYVGDAFAQGFTLDEVHALTHIDPWFLAQIKEIVDIELALEQKTLADLDYDTLWQLKRRGFSDRRLAFLLDTSESEVRRLRHQLNVRPVYKRVDTCAAEFATRTAYMYSTYEEECEAAPTDRKKIVVLGGGPNRIGQGIEFDYCCVHAALALREDGYETIMVNCNPETVSTDYDTSDRLYFEPLTLEDVLEIVHKENPVGMIVQYGGQTPLKLARALEANGVPIIGTSPESIDVAEDRERFQKLLNKLGLRQPPNRTARTEAEALAHATEIGYPLVVRPSYVLGGRAMEIVHEQQDLERYMREAVKVSNDSPVLLDRFLNNATEVDVDCLADGETVFIGGVMEHIEQAGVHSGDSACSLPPYSLSPEVIAEIKRQTGMMAKALNVSGLMNVQFAIQGGDVYVLEVNPRASRTVPYVSKATGLQLAKIAARVMTGKTLASQGVSREIVPGYYSVKEAVFPFVKFPGVDTILGPEMKSTGEVMGVGASFGEAFVKSQMAAGVRLPDTGTAFISVKPQDKARAVEVARGLHALGFKLVATRGTAAEIEAAGIPVQIVNKVTEGRPHIVDMLKNGEISLVINTVEERRNAIADSRAIRTQSLAARVTFYTTIAGARAAVEGMQYLRQGHGLQVYPLQTLHASLASAS, from the coding sequence ATGCCCAAGCGTACTGACTTAAAAAGCATATTGATCATCGGGGCCGGCCCCATCATCATCGGACAAGCCTGCGAATTCGACTACTCCGGCGCGCAAGCCTGCAAGGCGCTGAAGGCCGAGGGCTACCGCACCATCCTGGTGAACAGCAACCCGGCCACCATCATGACGGACCCCGAAACGGCGGACGTCACCTACATCGAACCCATCACCTGGCAAGCGGTCGAAAAGATCATCGAACGCGAGCGCCCCGACGCGCTGCTGCCGACGATGGGCGGCCAGACCGCGCTGAATTGCGCGCTGGACCTGGCGCATCACGGTGTACTGGACCGCTACAAGGTCGAGCTCATCGGCGCCAATGAAAAGGCCATCGAAAAGGCCGAGGACCGCCAGAAATTCAAGCAGGCCATGACCTCCATCGGCCTGGAATCGGCCAAGTCGGGCGTGGCGCACACCATGGACGAGGCCTGGGAAGTCCAGCGCCGCATCGCGGTCGAATTGGGCAGTTCCGGCTTCCCGGCGGTCATCCGTCCCAGCTTCACGCTGGGCGGCACCGGCGGCGGCATCGCCTATAACGCCGAAGAATTCGAAACCATCTGCCGCCGCGGGCTGGAGGCATCGCCGACCAACGAACTGCTGATCGAAGAATCGCTGCTGGGGTGGAAGGAATTCGAGATGGAAGTCGTGCGCGACCGTGCCGACAACTGCATCATCGTGTGCTCCATCGAAAACCTCGATCCGATGGGCGTGCATACCGGGGATTCCATCACCGTGGCGCCGGCGCAGACGCTGACGGACAAGGAATACCAGATCATGCGCGATGCCTCCATCGCGGTGCTGCGCGAGATCGGCGTCGATACCGGCGGTTCCAACGTGCAGTTCGCGGTGAATCCCGCCAACGGCCGCATGATCGTCATCGAAATGAACCCGCGCGTGTCGCGGTCTTCCGCGCTGGCTTCCAAGGCCACGGGCTTCCCCATCGCCAAGGTTGCCGCGCGGCTGGCCGTGGGCTACACGCTGGACGAGCTGAAGAACGAGATCACCGGCGGCGCGACTCCGGCTTCCTTCGAGCCGACCATCGACTACGTGGTCACCAAGGTGCCGCGTTTCGCCTTCGAGAAATTCCCCACCGCCGATGCCCGCCTGACCACGCAGATGAAATCCGTGGGCGAGGTCATGGCCATTGGCCGGACCTTCCAGGAGTCCTTCCAGAAAGCCTTGCGCGGCCTGGAAGTCGGCGTGGACGGCCTGAACCAGAAGACCACCGACCGCGAAAAGCTGCAGGTGGAACTGGGCGAGCCCGGTCCCGAACGCATCTGGTACGTGGGCGACGCATTTGCGCAAGGCTTCACGCTGGACGAGGTCCATGCGCTGACCCATATCGACCCCTGGTTCCTCGCGCAGATCAAGGAAATCGTCGACATCGAGCTGGCGCTCGAACAGAAGACGCTCGCCGACCTGGACTACGATACCTTGTGGCAACTGAAGCGCCGCGGGTTTTCCGATCGCCGGCTGGCCTTCTTGCTGGACACTTCCGAATCGGAAGTGCGGCGCCTGCGCCACCAGTTGAACGTGCGCCCGGTCTACAAGCGCGTGGACACCTGCGCCGCGGAGTTCGCGACGCGCACGGCCTACATGTATTCGACCTACGAGGAAGAGTGCGAGGCCGCGCCCACGGACCGCAAGAAGATAGTTGTGCTGGGCGGCGGACCGAACCGCATCGGGCAGGGCATCGAGTTCGATTACTGCTGCGTGCACGCGGCCCTGGCCCTGCGCGAAGACGGGTACGAGACCATCATGGTCAACTGCAACCCGGAAACCGTATCGACCGACTATGACACCTCGGACCGCCTGTATTTCGAGCCGCTGACGCTCGAAGACGTGCTGGAAATCGTCCACAAGGAAAATCCCGTGGGCATGATCGTCCAGTACGGCGGCCAGACCCCGCTCAAGCTGGCGCGCGCGCTGGAAGCCAATGGGGTGCCCATCATCGGTACCAGCCCGGAATCCATCGACGTTGCGGAAGATCGCGAGCGCTTCCAGAAGCTGCTGAACAAGCTCGGCCTGCGCCAGCCGCCCAACCGGACGGCTCGCACCGAAGCCGAGGCGTTGGCCCACGCGACCGAGATCGGCTATCCGCTGGTCGTGCGACCCAGCTACGTGCTGGGCGGCCGCGCCATGGAAATCGTGCACGAACAGCAGGACCTGGAACGCTACATGCGCGAGGCCGTGAAGGTCAGCAATGACTCCCCGGTGCTGCTGGATCGCTTCCTGAACAATGCCACCGAAGTCGATGTCGACTGCCTGGCCGACGGCGAGACGGTGTTCATCGGCGGCGTCATGGAGCATATCGAACAGGCCGGCGTGCACTCCGGCGACTCGGCCTGCAGCTTGCCGCCGTATTCGCTGTCGCCCGAGGTCATCGCCGAGATCAAGCGGCAGACCGGCATGATGGCCAAGGCCTTGAATGTCAGCGGCCTGATGAACGTGCAGTTCGCCATTCAGGGCGGCGACGTCTACGTGCTGGAGGTCAACCCGCGTGCGTCCCGCACCGTGCCTTATGTGTCCAAGGCGACCGGACTGCAGTTGGCGAAGATCGCCGCACGCGTCATGACGGGAAAGACCCTGGCGTCGCAAGGCGTTTCGCGCGAGATCGTGCCCGGCTATTACTCGGTGAAGGAAGCGGTCTTCCCCTTCGTCAAGTTCCCCGGCGTGGACACCATCCTGGGCCCGGAAATGAAGTCCACCGGCGAAGTGATGGGCGTGGGCGCCAGCTTCGGCGAAGCCTTCGTCAAGTCGCAGATGGCGGCCGGCGTGCGCCTGCCCGATACAGGAACGGCTTTCATCAGCGTCAAGCCGCAGGACAAGGCGCGCGCGGTCGAGGTGGCCCGTGGGCTGCATGCGCTGGGCTTCAAGCTGGTGGCCACGCGCGGCACCGCCGCGGAAATCGAGGCGGCCGGCATCCCGGTGCAGATCGTGAACAAAGTCACGGAAGGCCGCCCGCATATCGTGGACATGCTGAAGAACGGCGAAATTTCGCTGGTCATCAACACGGTGGAAGAGCGCCGCAACGCCATTGCCGATTCGCGGGCCATCCGCACGCAGTCGCTGGCCGCGCGGGTCACGTTCTATACCACCATCGCGGGCGCGCGCGCCGCGGTGGAGGGCATGCAGTATCTGCGCCAGGGGCATGGCCTGCAGGTTTATCCCTTGCAGACCCTGCACGCATCTCTGGCCTCGGCCAGTTGA
- a CDS encoding Bug family tripartite tricarboxylate transporter substrate binding protein produces the protein MKKTWAAMLMAAGLVATLPAARAAYPDQPIKIVIGYAAGGTTDILARALGEQLGRILNQSIIVENKPGAAGNIAAAYVQQAAPDGYTLFMATVSSHGINPALYKDKLGYDPKGGFAPVGMVAEIPLVLIANPKLPARDVAELAALCKAKGGEMNYASSGNGSPVHLAGAMFAQAAHVNIVHVPYRGGALANTSVMAGETQFSFATLPAALPQVKAGALRALAVTTRERSSQLPDVPTVAETPGFEGYEINTWNALLAPKGTPAAAIDRLNSALRQAMASPELQKRFQSEGAVPRTSTPAELNVFIDGELKKWAGIVKSVNIKID, from the coding sequence ATGAAGAAAACCTGGGCGGCCATGCTGATGGCGGCCGGCTTGGTGGCGACCCTGCCCGCCGCGCGCGCGGCGTATCCCGACCAGCCGATCAAGATCGTCATCGGCTACGCCGCTGGCGGCACCACCGACATCCTGGCACGCGCGCTGGGCGAGCAGTTGGGCAGGATCCTGAACCAATCCATCATCGTCGAGAACAAGCCCGGCGCGGCCGGCAATATTGCCGCCGCCTATGTGCAGCAGGCGGCGCCGGACGGCTACACGCTGTTCATGGCCACGGTGTCGAGCCACGGCATCAACCCGGCGCTGTACAAGGACAAGCTGGGCTACGACCCGAAAGGCGGCTTCGCCCCCGTGGGCATGGTCGCGGAGATCCCCCTGGTGCTGATCGCCAATCCCAAGCTGCCCGCCCGCGATGTCGCCGAGCTGGCCGCCCTGTGCAAGGCCAAGGGCGGCGAAATGAACTATGCGTCCAGCGGCAATGGGTCGCCCGTGCATCTGGCCGGCGCGATGTTCGCGCAGGCCGCGCACGTCAATATCGTGCATGTGCCTTATCGCGGCGGAGCGCTGGCCAACACTTCCGTCATGGCCGGAGAAACGCAGTTCAGCTTCGCCACGCTGCCGGCGGCGCTGCCGCAGGTGAAGGCCGGTGCGCTGCGCGCCCTGGCAGTGACGACCAGGGAGCGCTCCAGCCAATTGCCGGACGTCCCCACGGTCGCCGAAACGCCGGGATTCGAGGGCTATGAAATCAACACCTGGAACGCACTGCTGGCGCCCAAGGGCACGCCGGCGGCGGCGATCGACAGGCTGAACTCGGCGCTCCGGCAAGCCATGGCGTCGCCTGAATTGCAGAAGCGGTTCCAGAGCGAGGGCGCCGTACCCAGGACCAGCACGCCCGCGGAGCTGAATGTCTTCATCGACGGTGAACTGAAGAAGTGGGCAGGCATCGTGAAGTCGGTCAATATCAAGATCGATTGA
- a CDS encoding FadR/GntR family transcriptional regulator, protein MSPMVRNEIPSDAIFGSLARPDNLPDEIAQQIRQKILSQAFEPGQRLPTELELAQLFGVSRNVVREAIARLKLSGYIETRRGVGSFVTAEAGQRNFEILPGDLLRGQALEQVYQLRVEIEAGAAALAAQQRTDAQLQALRAALIIADASSEDWREGADTALDFHMAVGKATNNPYFVRLLAHFGHAIGDAVRTLRYGSTGTDRVAQIEQEHHRIFDAIAARDSEAARQAMRLHLTNGMQRHQALLNGKPQ, encoded by the coding sequence ATGTCACCCATGGTCCGCAACGAAATCCCGTCCGACGCGATCTTCGGCAGCCTGGCCCGGCCCGATAACCTGCCCGATGAAATCGCGCAGCAGATCCGGCAGAAGATCCTGAGCCAGGCCTTCGAGCCGGGCCAGCGGCTGCCCACCGAATTGGAGCTGGCGCAGCTCTTCGGCGTCAGCCGCAACGTGGTGCGCGAGGCCATCGCGCGGCTCAAGCTGTCCGGCTATATCGAAACGCGCCGCGGGGTCGGCAGCTTTGTGACGGCTGAAGCCGGACAGCGCAATTTCGAGATCCTGCCAGGAGACCTGCTGCGCGGGCAGGCGCTGGAACAGGTCTACCAGCTGCGGGTGGAAATCGAGGCGGGGGCGGCGGCGCTGGCGGCGCAGCAGCGCACGGATGCGCAGTTGCAGGCCCTGCGCGCCGCGCTGATCATCGCCGACGCCTCCAGCGAGGACTGGCGCGAGGGCGCGGATACCGCGCTGGACTTTCACATGGCGGTCGGCAAGGCCACCAACAACCCTTACTTCGTGCGGCTGCTCGCGCATTTCGGCCACGCCATCGGCGATGCGGTGCGCACGCTGCGCTATGGCAGCACCGGCACCGACCGCGTGGCGCAGATCGAGCAGGAGCACCACCGGATCTTCGATGCGATTGCCGCGCGCGACAGCGAGGCCGCGCGCCAGGCCATGCGCCTGCACCTGACCAACGGCATGCAGCGCCACCAGGCTCTGCTGAATGGAAAACCGCAATGA
- a CDS encoding carboxymuconolactone decarboxylase family protein produces MARLPYADLDSAEARPLVDRIVAERGSVLLLYQMLLHSPPVASGWLTYLTAIRQLSTLPGALRELVIMRVASLNGAPYEADQHAPIALQEGITPAQLQALDRWQDSPLFDDDQRAALAYTDAMTRDIRVPQAVFDAVRVRMGERLVVELTATIAAYNMVSRFLEALQVHTGDEHA; encoded by the coding sequence ATGGCGCGCCTCCCCTATGCCGACCTGGACAGCGCCGAAGCGCGGCCGCTGGTGGATCGCATCGTCGCGGAACGCGGCAGCGTGCTGCTGCTTTACCAGATGCTCCTGCACAGTCCTCCGGTCGCCTCGGGCTGGCTCACCTACCTGACGGCGATCCGCCAGCTCAGTACCTTGCCGGGCGCCCTGCGTGAATTGGTCATCATGCGTGTCGCATCGCTCAACGGCGCGCCCTACGAGGCGGACCAGCATGCGCCGATCGCGCTGCAGGAAGGCATCACGCCCGCGCAACTGCAGGCCCTCGACCGCTGGCAGGACTCGCCTCTCTTCGATGACGACCAGCGCGCCGCGCTCGCCTATACCGATGCGATGACGCGCGACATCCGCGTCCCGCAAGCCGTCTTCGATGCGGTGCGCGTCCGCATGGGCGAACGGCTGGTGGTCGAGCTGACCGCCACCATCGCGGCCTACAACATGGTGTCGCGCTTCCTGGAAGCCCTGCAGGTCCATACGGGCGACGAACACGCCTAG
- a CDS encoding enoyl-CoA hydratase — MNTERILQDRITENLIVEKRGGAGWITFNDPGRHNAVSVAMWEAIPIALAALDEDPAIRVVVLTGAGERAFVSGANISQFDNMRSGEQAVLAYEKVAEAAQMALYDFEKPTLARIKGYCIGGGLNIALCCDLRMASDDSSFAIPAGKLGLGYRMTAIRNLVTAVGAARALEIFLTATRLDAAEAAERGLVHKVVPAGDLDAAVDGYVASISANAPLTLKAGKKMIRQLQQIGPQIDMAAMKRLVLDCFESNDYREGRKAFAEKRPPVFTGT, encoded by the coding sequence ATGAATACCGAACGTATCCTGCAGGACCGCATCACCGAAAACCTCATTGTGGAAAAGCGCGGTGGCGCGGGCTGGATCACCTTCAACGATCCCGGCCGCCACAACGCGGTATCGGTGGCGATGTGGGAAGCCATTCCTATCGCGCTGGCCGCGCTGGACGAAGACCCGGCGATACGCGTGGTGGTGTTGACCGGGGCCGGCGAACGCGCCTTCGTCAGCGGCGCGAATATCTCGCAGTTCGACAATATGCGGTCCGGCGAGCAGGCCGTGCTCGCCTACGAAAAAGTGGCCGAGGCGGCGCAGATGGCGCTGTACGACTTCGAGAAGCCCACACTGGCCCGGATCAAGGGGTATTGCATCGGTGGCGGTCTGAATATCGCCCTGTGTTGCGACCTCCGCATGGCATCGGACGACAGTTCGTTCGCCATTCCGGCCGGCAAACTGGGCCTGGGTTATCGCATGACGGCCATCCGCAACCTGGTCACGGCGGTGGGAGCGGCCCGCGCGCTGGAGATCTTCCTGACAGCGACGCGCCTGGATGCGGCGGAGGCGGCAGAACGGGGGCTGGTCCACAAGGTGGTGCCGGCGGGCGACCTGGATGCAGCGGTCGACGGCTACGTCGCTTCGATTTCCGCCAATGCGCCGCTGACCCTGAAGGCCGGCAAGAAAATGATTCGCCAGTTGCAGCAGATCGGGCCGCAGATCGACATGGCAGCGATGAAGCGCCTGGTCCTCGATTGCTTCGAAAGCAATGATTACCGTGAAGGGCGCAAGGCCTTCGCCGAAAAGCGCCCGCCCGTGTTCACCGGCACCTGA
- a CDS encoding ABC transporter permease — protein sequence MSTLIKPGSKSLRIWQLLLLVILLAAWHLASRSQNVAFFFGEPWQVAQRIWAWFVTDADVYRHLWVTLTETVLAFVIGTVSGLGFGLWLGLSPVASAILDPYIKAANSMPRVILAPIFGMWFGLGIWSKVALAVTLVFFIVFFNVYQGVREVSNTLLDNARMLGADRRQLLRYVYLPSATSWVFSSLHTSVGLAFVGAVVGEYLGSASGVGYLILQAEGTLDVNTVFAGIVVLTAFALVLDGLVTLVEKRLMKWQPRAGETEKL from the coding sequence ATGTCCACGTTGATCAAACCCGGTTCCAAGTCGCTGCGGATATGGCAGTTGCTGCTGCTGGTCATCCTGTTGGCAGCGTGGCATCTGGCTTCGCGCAGCCAGAATGTCGCTTTCTTCTTCGGCGAGCCATGGCAAGTCGCCCAGCGTATCTGGGCGTGGTTCGTCACCGATGCCGACGTCTACCGGCATCTCTGGGTCACGCTCACTGAGACGGTGCTGGCCTTCGTCATCGGCACGGTGTCCGGCCTGGGCTTCGGGCTGTGGCTGGGCCTGTCGCCGGTTGCCAGCGCGATCCTCGATCCTTACATCAAGGCAGCCAACTCCATGCCGCGCGTCATCCTGGCGCCCATCTTCGGCATGTGGTTCGGCCTGGGCATCTGGTCCAAGGTGGCGCTCGCCGTGACGCTGGTGTTCTTCATCGTGTTCTTCAACGTCTACCAGGGCGTGCGGGAAGTCAGCAACACGCTGCTGGACAACGCCCGCATGCTGGGCGCGGACCGCCGCCAGTTGTTGCGCTATGTCTATCTGCCGTCGGCCACCAGCTGGGTGTTCTCCAGCCTGCATACCTCCGTCGGCCTGGCTTTCGTCGGCGCGGTGGTCGGCGAATACCTGGGTTCGGCCAGCGGCGTGGGTTACCTGATCCTGCAGGCCGAGGGCACGCTGGACGTCAACACGGTGTTCGCCGGCATCGTGGTCCTGACGGCGTTCGCGCTGGTGCTGGACGGCCTGGTGACCCTGGTCGAAAAGCGCCTGATGAAATGGCAGCCGCGCGCCGGCGAAACCGAAAAACTCTGA
- the tal gene encoding transaldolase, giving the protein MPSLLESLRRHTTVVADTGDFETMRVHRPTDATTNPSLILKAVQKDAYRPLLERTVRDHRGQPAEQLMDRLLVAFGREILQIVPGRVSTEVDARLSFDAKATIERARGLIALYADAGISRDRVLIKMASTWEGIQAAQALEAEGIHCNMTLLFSLPQAVACAQAGATLISPFVGRIYDWYKKAEGQAWVEAERSGANDPGVQSVTRIYRYYKAYGIPTQIMGASFRNTGQILALAGCDLLTISPELLAELSAKEGEVPARLTPAVAEEAHPPRVDVSEVAFRTQLNDDAMATEKLSEGIRTFAADAVKLDMLIAAEQR; this is encoded by the coding sequence ATGCCCAGCCTATTGGAATCCCTGCGCCGCCATACCACCGTGGTCGCCGATACCGGCGACTTCGAGACGATGCGGGTGCACCGGCCCACCGACGCCACGACCAATCCGTCATTGATCCTGAAGGCAGTCCAGAAGGACGCCTACCGTCCCCTGCTGGAGCGTACGGTACGCGACCATCGCGGCCAGCCGGCTGAACAACTGATGGACCGCCTGTTGGTCGCTTTCGGCCGCGAAATTCTGCAGATCGTACCCGGGCGCGTCTCGACCGAAGTCGATGCGCGGCTGTCCTTCGACGCGAAGGCGACGATCGAAAGGGCCCGCGGGCTTATCGCGCTGTATGCCGATGCCGGCATCTCGCGCGACCGCGTGCTGATCAAAATGGCCTCGACCTGGGAGGGCATCCAGGCCGCCCAGGCGCTGGAGGCGGAGGGCATCCATTGCAATATGACCCTGCTGTTCTCGCTGCCCCAGGCCGTCGCCTGCGCACAGGCGGGCGCCACGCTGATCTCGCCGTTCGTGGGCCGCATCTACGATTGGTACAAGAAAGCCGAGGGCCAAGCCTGGGTGGAAGCCGAACGCAGCGGCGCCAATGATCCCGGCGTGCAATCCGTAACGCGTATCTACCGCTACTACAAGGCCTACGGCATTCCGACGCAGATCATGGGCGCCAGCTTCCGCAATACGGGACAGATCCTGGCCCTGGCCGGCTGCGACCTGCTGACCATCAGCCCCGAATTGCTGGCCGAGCTTTCGGCCAAGGAGGGCGAAGTGCCGGCCCGCCTGACCCCTGCCGTGGCGGAAGAAGCCCACCCGCCGCGTGTAGACGTCTCGGAAGTCGCATTCCGCACGCAGTTGAACGATGACGCGATGGCCACCGAAAAACTGTCCGAAGGCATCCGGACCTTCGCGGCGGACGCCGTCAAGCTGGACATGCTGATCGCGGCGGAACAACGCTAG
- the carA gene encoding glutamine-hydrolyzing carbamoyl-phosphate synthase small subunit, with protein sequence MLPQLFPEGTDGTYRPSPAILALADGTVFRGISIGAPGHTVAEVVFNTAMTGYQEILTDPSYAGQIVTLTYPHIGNTGVNAEDVEARRVFASGLVVRDCPARVSNFRATSSLPEYLKAQGIVAIAGIDTRKLTRILREKGAQGGCILVGEDADRAIELARGFPGMAGQDLAKTVSIESKAEWTEGTWQLGQGFNHPKDPKFHVVAYDFGVKTNILRLMADRGCRVTLVPAQTPAEEVLKLKPDGLFLANGPGDPEPCDYAVDATRAFLERKVPVFGICLGHQILGLAVGGKTLKMKTGHHGANHPVQDLASKRVFITSQNHGFEVDAASLPQNARVTHVSLFDGTLQGFELTDRPAFCFQGHPEASPGPHDILVLFDKFISQMAGQAKTD encoded by the coding sequence GTGCTGCCGCAACTTTTTCCCGAGGGGACCGATGGGACGTATCGGCCTTCTCCAGCAATTCTGGCTCTTGCGGACGGTACCGTGTTCCGAGGGATCTCCATCGGCGCCCCCGGCCATACCGTGGCCGAGGTCGTCTTCAATACCGCCATGACCGGCTACCAGGAAATCCTGACGGATCCCAGCTATGCCGGGCAGATCGTCACGCTGACCTATCCGCACATCGGCAATACCGGCGTCAACGCCGAGGACGTCGAGGCGCGCCGTGTGTTCGCCTCCGGCCTGGTCGTGCGCGATTGTCCCGCACGCGTCTCGAATTTCCGTGCCACCAGTTCGCTGCCGGAATACCTGAAGGCGCAGGGCATCGTGGCCATCGCGGGGATCGACACGCGCAAGCTCACCCGCATCCTGCGGGAGAAGGGCGCGCAGGGCGGCTGCATCCTGGTGGGCGAAGACGCCGATCGCGCCATCGAGCTGGCGCGCGGATTCCCCGGCATGGCGGGCCAGGATCTGGCCAAGACCGTCTCCATCGAATCCAAGGCCGAGTGGACCGAGGGCACCTGGCAACTGGGCCAGGGCTTCAACCACCCGAAGGACCCCAAGTTCCACGTCGTGGCCTATGACTTCGGGGTCAAGACCAACATTCTTCGCCTGATGGCGGACCGCGGATGCCGGGTCACGCTGGTTCCTGCGCAAACGCCGGCCGAAGAGGTGCTGAAGCTGAAGCCGGACGGGCTGTTCCTGGCCAACGGACCCGGCGATCCCGAGCCCTGCGATTACGCGGTGGACGCCACGCGCGCCTTCCTCGAACGGAAGGTGCCGGTGTTCGGCATCTGCCTGGGCCACCAGATCCTGGGCCTGGCGGTGGGTGGCAAGACGCTGAAAATGAAGACCGGGCACCATGGCGCGAACCATCCGGTGCAGGACCTCGCCAGCAAGCGTGTGTTCATCACCAGCCAGAACCACGGTTTCGAAGTCGACGCCGCCAGCCTTCCGCAGAATGCGCGCGTCACCCATGTGTCGCTGTTCGATGGCACGTTGCAGGGCTTTGAACTGACCGATCGTCCCGCCTTCTGCTTCCAGGGCCACCCTGAAGCCAGCCCGGGGCCGCACGACATTCTTGTGCTGTTCGACAAGTTCATCAGCCAGATGGCCGGCCAAGCCAAGACCGACTAA